One Eurosta solidaginis isolate ZX-2024a chromosome 5, ASM4086904v1, whole genome shotgun sequence DNA segment encodes these proteins:
- the Ogdh gene encoding 2-oxoglutarate dehydrogenase complex component E1 isoform X1, with protein MHRAHTAFNMVLTPIAQKNFATWLLKDGSPKVWKNATILATIRAYSSAAPAEQFASGTSATYVEEMYNSWLRDPTSVHTSWDAYFRSNSYNAPPDFQPVQRNLIPLSSNVSALSSGGAIDSKIIEDHLAVQAIIRSYQVRGHLAADLDPLGILRQDITVSKDGQTRRANEAVLRQHSSFFGGEQDMDRPFKLPSTTFIGGDETTLPLREILNRLENVYCNKIGVEYMFINSLEQCNWIRKRFETPGVMNFSPEEKRLILARLTRATGFEAFLAKKYSSEKRFGLEGGEMLIPCMKEVIDVSTELGVESVIMGMPHRGRLNVLANVCRKPLPQIFTQFAGLEAADDGSGDVKYHLGTYIERLNRVTNKNIRLAVVANPSHLEASCPVVQGKTRAEQFYRGDQEGKKVMSILLHGDAAFCGQGVVYETMHLSDLPDYTTHGTVHVVVNNQIGFTTDPRFSRSSPYCTDVARVVNAPIFHVNADEPEAVVHVSRVAAEWRATFHKDVVIDLVSYRRNGHNEVDEPMFTQPLMYQKIRNHKTCIELYANKLIAEGTVTPEEVKAVADKYDKICEESLELAKQETHIKYKDWLDSPWSGFFEGKDPLKVSPTGVKEETLIHIGNRFSSPPPNAAEFVVHKGLLRVLAARKTMVDEKKADWALAEAMAFGSLLKEGIHVRLSGQDVERGTFSHRHHVLHHQLVDKAVYNPLQHLYPDQAPYSVSNSSLSEFAVLGFEHGYSMTNPNALVLWEAQFGDFCNTAQCIIDQFIASGQAKWVRQSGLVCLLPHGMEGMGPEHSSGRLERFLSLCSDDPDYFPQESEEFSIRQLHDINMIVVNCSTPANYFHVLRRQIAMPFRKPLIIMTPKSLLRHPLARSPFSEMSESSEFRRVIPDEGPAGENAEHVKKVLFCSGRVFYDLLKAREDKKLENEIAIVRVEQISPFPFDLVKEQSTIYNNADLFWVQEEHKNQGAWTYVQPRFLTALNHVKDVGSHVQTTSQNSADTGSDSDSKSKPWLSRVFTNEKPAAPEGDQKPVDYFDMREVRDTHGNFNKPAGSRDISPKYNFGRKISYVGRPCSASAATGSKVQHTRELNALLKDAISV; from the exons ATGCATCGGGCACATACGGCTTTCAATATGGTGTTAACGCCAATTGCACAAAAAAACTTTGCCACATGGCTGTTAAAGGATGGCAGTCCAAAG GTGTGGAAGAACGCTACTATTTTGGCTACGATCCGTGCATACAGCTCAGCGGCGCCAGCGGAACAATTCGCTTCTGGAACGTCCGCAACATATGTCGAAGAAATGTATAACTCTTGGTTACGCGATCCAACTTCTGTACATACG TCTTGGGATGCCTATTTCCGAAGCAACTCATACAATGCCCCACCGGACTTTCAACCCGTACAGCGAAATTTGATACCCCTTTCGAGCAACGTCAGCGCACTCTCTTCAGGCGGAGCCATTGACTCAAAAATAATTGAGGATCATTTAGCAGTTCAAGCAATAATTAGAAGCTATCAG GTCCGCGGTCATTTGGCAGCTGATCTGGATCCGCTCGGCATCTTGAGGCAAGATATTACCGTCAGTAAAGATGGCCAGACCAGACGAGCTAACGAAGCTGTACTACGACAGCATTCCTCCTTTTTCGGTG GCGAGCAGGATATGGATCGACCTTTCAAGTTGCCCAGTACAACATTTATCGGCGGAGATGAAACTACTTTGCCTTTGCG TGAAATCTTAAATCGTCTAGAAAATGTATACTGTAATAAAATAGGTGTAGAGTACATGTTTATCAACTCGCTGGAACAGTGCAATTGGATTCGAAAGCGTTTCGAAACACCTGGAGTTATGAACTTCTCACCAGAGGAAAAGCGTCTTATTTTGGCTCGATTAACTCGTGCCACAGG TTTTGAAGCCTTTTTGGCCAAAAAATATTCATCTGAGAAGCGTTTCGGTTTAGAAGGTGGTGAGATGCTCATTCCATGTATGAAAGAAGTTATTGACGTTTCGACTGAGTTGGGTGTTGAATCGGTTATAATGGGTATGCCACATCGTGGTCGTCTTAATGTTTTAGCCAATGTTTGCCGTAAGCCATTGCCACAAATATTTACTCAATTTGCTGGTTTAGAGGCAGCTGATGAT GGGTCCGGAGATGTTAAATATCATTTAGGAACTTATATTGAGCGCTTGAATCGTGTTACAAACAAAAACATCCGATTAGCTGTTGTTGCCAATCCTTCTCATTTGGAAGCCTCATGCCCCGTGGTACAGGGTAAAACTCGTGCTGAGCAATTCTATCGTGGCGATCAAGAAGGAAAAAAGGTTATGTCTATATTATTACATGGAGATGCAGCTTTCTGTGGCCAAGGTGTTGTTTACGAGACGATGCATTTGTCAGATTTGCCAGATTATACCACACACGGCACCGTccatgttgttgtaaacaaccaAATTGGGTTCACCACAGATCCGCGATTCTCGCGCTCTTCACCTTACTGCACAGATGTTGCTCGTGTTGTTAATGCACCAATTTTCCATGTGAATGCTGATGAACCTGAAGCCGTCGTGCATGTGAGCAGAGTAGCAGCTGAATGGCGGGCTACCTTCCATAAGGATGTAGTTATTGATTTAGTCAGCTACCGTCGTAATGGTCACAATGAAGTGGATGAGCCTATGTTTACGCAACCGCTTATGTACCAAAAGATCAGAAACCATAAAACATGTATCGAATTATATGCAAACAAATTGATTGCGGAGGGCACTGTCACTCCTGAAGAGGTGAAAGCTGTAGCAGATAAGTATGATAAAATCTGCGAGGAATCTTTAGAACTAGCTAAACAGGAAACCCACATCaag TATAAGGATTGGCTTGATTCTCCTTGGTCCGGTTTCTTCGAAGGAAAAGATCCTTTGAAAGTTTCACCAACTGGTGTAAAAGAAGAAACCTTAATTCACATTGGCAACCGATTCTCATCACCACCACCAAATGCCGCCGAATTCGTTGTTCACAA AGGACTGCTTCGTGTATTAGCTGCTCGGAAGACAATGGTTGATGAAAAAAAAGCTGATTGGGCCTTAGCGGAAGCAATGGCTTTTGGATCTTTGCTCAAAGAGGGTATTCATGTGAGATTATCTGGTCAGGATGTTGAGCGCGGCACATTCTCTCACAGGCATCATGTATTGCATCATCAGTTAGTAGACAAAGCTGTATATAATCCTCTACAACACCTGTATCCCGATCAAGCCCCATATTCAGTTTCAAACAGTTCCTTATCAGAGTTTGCTGTTTTAGGCTTTGAGCACGGCTATTCTATGACCAACCCAAATGCTTTAGTTTTGTGGGAAGCACAATTTGGTGATTTCTGTAACACGGCGCAATGTATTATTGATCAGTTCATTGCAAGTGGTCAAGCTAAATGGGTTCGTCAATCTGGATTGGTATGCCTTTTACCTCACGGTATGGAGGGTATGGGACCAGAACATTCATCGGGACGCCTAGAGCGATTCTTGAGCTTATGTTCGGACGATCCAGATTATTTCCCACAAGAATCTGAAGAATTTTCTATTCGCCAATTGCATGATATCAATATGATTGTGGTCAATTGCTCGACACCAGCTAATTATTTCCATGTTTTGCGACGTCAGATAGCCATGCCTTTCCGTAAGCCTTTAATTATTATGACTCCTAAATCTCTTTTGCGTCATCCCTTGGCTAGAAGCCCCTTCAGTGAAATGTCCGAATCTAGCGAGTTTAGGCGTGTAATTCCCGATGAAGGCCCTGCAGGGGAAAATGCAGAACATGTGAAGAAAGTGCTGTTTTGCAGTGGACGAGTATTCTATGATTTGTTAAAAGCTCGTGAGGATAAGAAATTGGAAAATGAAATCGCTATTGTGCGCGTGGAACAA ATTTCGCCCTTCCCATTCGACTTGGTCAAGGAACAAAGCACAATATACAATAATGCCGATTTGTTCTGGGTACAGGAAGAACATAAGAACCAGGGAGCTTGGACTTATGTACAACCTCGCTTTTTAACCGCACTTAACCACGTTAAGGATGTGGG CTCCCATGTCCAGACCACATCGCAGAACAGTGCTGACACTGGTTCCGATTCTGATTCGAAATCGAAACCATGGTTGAGCCGAGTGTTTACGAACGAAAAACCTGCCGCCCCTGAAGGCGATCAAAAACCAGTCGACTATTTTGATATGCGCGAAGTACGTGATACACATGGTAATTTCAATAAACCCGCTGGAAGTCGAGACATTTCACCAAAATACAACTTTGGACGTAAAATTAG
- the Ogdh gene encoding 2-oxoglutarate dehydrogenase complex component E1 isoform X2, with translation MHRAHTAFNMVLTPIAQKNFATWLLKDGSPKVWKNATILATIRAYSSAAPAEQFASGTSATYVEEMYNSWLRDPTSVHTSWDAYFRSNSYNAPPDFQPVQRNLIPLSSNVSALSSGGAIDSKIIEDHLAVQAIIRSYQIRGHNIAHLDPLEINIADLPDNSTTKAIYANFSFGEQDMDRPFKLPSTTFIGGDETTLPLREILNRLENVYCNKIGVEYMFINSLEQCNWIRKRFETPGVMNFSPEEKRLILARLTRATGFEAFLAKKYSSEKRFGLEGGEMLIPCMKEVIDVSTELGVESVIMGMPHRGRLNVLANVCRKPLPQIFTQFAGLEAADDGSGDVKYHLGTYIERLNRVTNKNIRLAVVANPSHLEASCPVVQGKTRAEQFYRGDQEGKKVMSILLHGDAAFCGQGVVYETMHLSDLPDYTTHGTVHVVVNNQIGFTTDPRFSRSSPYCTDVARVVNAPIFHVNADEPEAVVHVSRVAAEWRATFHKDVVIDLVSYRRNGHNEVDEPMFTQPLMYQKIRNHKTCIELYANKLIAEGTVTPEEVKAVADKYDKICEESLELAKQETHIKYKDWLDSPWSGFFEGKDPLKVSPTGVKEETLIHIGNRFSSPPPNAAEFVVHKGLLRVLAARKTMVDEKKADWALAEAMAFGSLLKEGIHVRLSGQDVERGTFSHRHHVLHHQLVDKAVYNPLQHLYPDQAPYSVSNSSLSEFAVLGFEHGYSMTNPNALVLWEAQFGDFCNTAQCIIDQFIASGQAKWVRQSGLVCLLPHGMEGMGPEHSSGRLERFLSLCSDDPDYFPQESEEFSIRQLHDINMIVVNCSTPANYFHVLRRQIAMPFRKPLIIMTPKSLLRHPLARSPFSEMSESSEFRRVIPDEGPAGENAEHVKKVLFCSGRVFYDLLKAREDKKLENEIAIVRVEQISPFPFDLVKEQSTIYNNADLFWVQEEHKNQGAWTYVQPRFLTALNHVKDVGSHVQTTSQNSADTGSDSDSKSKPWLSRVFTNEKPAAPEGDQKPVDYFDMREVRDTHGNFNKPAGSRDISPKYNFGRKISYVGRPCSASAATGSKVQHTRELNALLKDAISV, from the exons ATGCATCGGGCACATACGGCTTTCAATATGGTGTTAACGCCAATTGCACAAAAAAACTTTGCCACATGGCTGTTAAAGGATGGCAGTCCAAAG GTGTGGAAGAACGCTACTATTTTGGCTACGATCCGTGCATACAGCTCAGCGGCGCCAGCGGAACAATTCGCTTCTGGAACGTCCGCAACATATGTCGAAGAAATGTATAACTCTTGGTTACGCGATCCAACTTCTGTACATACG TCTTGGGATGCCTATTTCCGAAGCAACTCATACAATGCCCCACCGGACTTTCAACCCGTACAGCGAAATTTGATACCCCTTTCGAGCAACGTCAGCGCACTCTCTTCAGGCGGAGCCATTGACTCAAAAATAATTGAGGATCATTTAGCAGTTCAAGCAATAATTAGAAGCTATCAG ATTCGAGGACATAACATTGCACACCTCGATCCCCTTGAAATTAATATCGCAGATTTGCCAGACAACAGCACAACGAAAGCTATTTACGCTAATTTCAGTTTTG GCGAGCAGGATATGGATCGACCTTTCAAGTTGCCCAGTACAACATTTATCGGCGGAGATGAAACTACTTTGCCTTTGCG TGAAATCTTAAATCGTCTAGAAAATGTATACTGTAATAAAATAGGTGTAGAGTACATGTTTATCAACTCGCTGGAACAGTGCAATTGGATTCGAAAGCGTTTCGAAACACCTGGAGTTATGAACTTCTCACCAGAGGAAAAGCGTCTTATTTTGGCTCGATTAACTCGTGCCACAGG TTTTGAAGCCTTTTTGGCCAAAAAATATTCATCTGAGAAGCGTTTCGGTTTAGAAGGTGGTGAGATGCTCATTCCATGTATGAAAGAAGTTATTGACGTTTCGACTGAGTTGGGTGTTGAATCGGTTATAATGGGTATGCCACATCGTGGTCGTCTTAATGTTTTAGCCAATGTTTGCCGTAAGCCATTGCCACAAATATTTACTCAATTTGCTGGTTTAGAGGCAGCTGATGAT GGGTCCGGAGATGTTAAATATCATTTAGGAACTTATATTGAGCGCTTGAATCGTGTTACAAACAAAAACATCCGATTAGCTGTTGTTGCCAATCCTTCTCATTTGGAAGCCTCATGCCCCGTGGTACAGGGTAAAACTCGTGCTGAGCAATTCTATCGTGGCGATCAAGAAGGAAAAAAGGTTATGTCTATATTATTACATGGAGATGCAGCTTTCTGTGGCCAAGGTGTTGTTTACGAGACGATGCATTTGTCAGATTTGCCAGATTATACCACACACGGCACCGTccatgttgttgtaaacaaccaAATTGGGTTCACCACAGATCCGCGATTCTCGCGCTCTTCACCTTACTGCACAGATGTTGCTCGTGTTGTTAATGCACCAATTTTCCATGTGAATGCTGATGAACCTGAAGCCGTCGTGCATGTGAGCAGAGTAGCAGCTGAATGGCGGGCTACCTTCCATAAGGATGTAGTTATTGATTTAGTCAGCTACCGTCGTAATGGTCACAATGAAGTGGATGAGCCTATGTTTACGCAACCGCTTATGTACCAAAAGATCAGAAACCATAAAACATGTATCGAATTATATGCAAACAAATTGATTGCGGAGGGCACTGTCACTCCTGAAGAGGTGAAAGCTGTAGCAGATAAGTATGATAAAATCTGCGAGGAATCTTTAGAACTAGCTAAACAGGAAACCCACATCaag TATAAGGATTGGCTTGATTCTCCTTGGTCCGGTTTCTTCGAAGGAAAAGATCCTTTGAAAGTTTCACCAACTGGTGTAAAAGAAGAAACCTTAATTCACATTGGCAACCGATTCTCATCACCACCACCAAATGCCGCCGAATTCGTTGTTCACAA AGGACTGCTTCGTGTATTAGCTGCTCGGAAGACAATGGTTGATGAAAAAAAAGCTGATTGGGCCTTAGCGGAAGCAATGGCTTTTGGATCTTTGCTCAAAGAGGGTATTCATGTGAGATTATCTGGTCAGGATGTTGAGCGCGGCACATTCTCTCACAGGCATCATGTATTGCATCATCAGTTAGTAGACAAAGCTGTATATAATCCTCTACAACACCTGTATCCCGATCAAGCCCCATATTCAGTTTCAAACAGTTCCTTATCAGAGTTTGCTGTTTTAGGCTTTGAGCACGGCTATTCTATGACCAACCCAAATGCTTTAGTTTTGTGGGAAGCACAATTTGGTGATTTCTGTAACACGGCGCAATGTATTATTGATCAGTTCATTGCAAGTGGTCAAGCTAAATGGGTTCGTCAATCTGGATTGGTATGCCTTTTACCTCACGGTATGGAGGGTATGGGACCAGAACATTCATCGGGACGCCTAGAGCGATTCTTGAGCTTATGTTCGGACGATCCAGATTATTTCCCACAAGAATCTGAAGAATTTTCTATTCGCCAATTGCATGATATCAATATGATTGTGGTCAATTGCTCGACACCAGCTAATTATTTCCATGTTTTGCGACGTCAGATAGCCATGCCTTTCCGTAAGCCTTTAATTATTATGACTCCTAAATCTCTTTTGCGTCATCCCTTGGCTAGAAGCCCCTTCAGTGAAATGTCCGAATCTAGCGAGTTTAGGCGTGTAATTCCCGATGAAGGCCCTGCAGGGGAAAATGCAGAACATGTGAAGAAAGTGCTGTTTTGCAGTGGACGAGTATTCTATGATTTGTTAAAAGCTCGTGAGGATAAGAAATTGGAAAATGAAATCGCTATTGTGCGCGTGGAACAA ATTTCGCCCTTCCCATTCGACTTGGTCAAGGAACAAAGCACAATATACAATAATGCCGATTTGTTCTGGGTACAGGAAGAACATAAGAACCAGGGAGCTTGGACTTATGTACAACCTCGCTTTTTAACCGCACTTAACCACGTTAAGGATGTGGG CTCCCATGTCCAGACCACATCGCAGAACAGTGCTGACACTGGTTCCGATTCTGATTCGAAATCGAAACCATGGTTGAGCCGAGTGTTTACGAACGAAAAACCTGCCGCCCCTGAAGGCGATCAAAAACCAGTCGACTATTTTGATATGCGCGAAGTACGTGATACACATGGTAATTTCAATAAACCCGCTGGAAGTCGAGACATTTCACCAAAATACAACTTTGGACGTAAAATTAG
- the Ogdh gene encoding 2-oxoglutarate dehydrogenase complex component E1 isoform X3, which yields MHRAHTAFNMVLTPIAQKNFATWLLKDGSPKVWKNATILATIRAYSSAAPAEQFASGTSATYVEEMYNSWLRDPTSVHTSWDAYFRSNSYNAPPDFQPVQRNLIPLSSNVSALSSGGAIDSKIIEDHLAVQAIIRSYQVRGHLAADLDPLGILRQDITVSKDGQTRRANEAVLRQHSSFFGGEQDMDRPFKLPSTTFIGGDETTLPLREILNRLENVYCNKIGVEYMFINSLEQCNWIRKRFETPGVMNFSPEEKRLILARLTRATGFEAFLAKKYSSEKRFGLEGGEMLIPCMKEVIDVSTELGVESVIMGMPHRGRLNVLANVCRKPLPQIFTQFAGLEAADDGSGDVKYHLGTYIERLNRVTNKNIRLAVVANPSHLEASCPVVQGKTRAEQFYRGDQEGKKVMSILLHGDAAFCGQGVVYETMHLSDLPDYTTHGTVHVVVNNQIGFTTDPRFSRSSPYCTDVARVVNAPIFHVNADEPEAVVHVSRVAAEWRATFHKDVVIDLVSYRRNGHNEVDEPMFTQPLMYQKIRNHKTCIELYANKLIAEGTVTPEEVKAVADKYDKICEESLELAKQETHIKYKDWLDSPWSGFFEGKDPLKVSPTGVKEETLIHIGNRFSSPPPNAAEFVVHKGLLRVLAARKTMVDEKKADWALAEAMAFGSLLKEGIHVRLSGQDVERGTFSHRHHVLHHQLVDKAVYNPLQHLYPDQAPYSVSNSSLSEFAVLGFEHGYSMTNPNALVLWEAQFGDFCNTAQCIIDQFIASGQAKWVRQSGLVCLLPHGMEGMGPEHSSGRLERFLSLCSDDPDYFPQESEEFSIRQLHDINMIVVNCSTPANYFHVLRRQIAMPFRKPLIIMTPKSLLRHPLARSPFSEMSESSEFRRVIPDEGPAGENAEHVKKVLFCSGRVFYDLLKAREDKKLENEIAIVRVEQISPFPFDLVKEQSTIYNNADLFWVQEEHKNQGAWTYVQPRFLTALNHVKDVGYVGRPCSASAATGSKVQHTRELNALLKDAISV from the exons ATGCATCGGGCACATACGGCTTTCAATATGGTGTTAACGCCAATTGCACAAAAAAACTTTGCCACATGGCTGTTAAAGGATGGCAGTCCAAAG GTGTGGAAGAACGCTACTATTTTGGCTACGATCCGTGCATACAGCTCAGCGGCGCCAGCGGAACAATTCGCTTCTGGAACGTCCGCAACATATGTCGAAGAAATGTATAACTCTTGGTTACGCGATCCAACTTCTGTACATACG TCTTGGGATGCCTATTTCCGAAGCAACTCATACAATGCCCCACCGGACTTTCAACCCGTACAGCGAAATTTGATACCCCTTTCGAGCAACGTCAGCGCACTCTCTTCAGGCGGAGCCATTGACTCAAAAATAATTGAGGATCATTTAGCAGTTCAAGCAATAATTAGAAGCTATCAG GTCCGCGGTCATTTGGCAGCTGATCTGGATCCGCTCGGCATCTTGAGGCAAGATATTACCGTCAGTAAAGATGGCCAGACCAGACGAGCTAACGAAGCTGTACTACGACAGCATTCCTCCTTTTTCGGTG GCGAGCAGGATATGGATCGACCTTTCAAGTTGCCCAGTACAACATTTATCGGCGGAGATGAAACTACTTTGCCTTTGCG TGAAATCTTAAATCGTCTAGAAAATGTATACTGTAATAAAATAGGTGTAGAGTACATGTTTATCAACTCGCTGGAACAGTGCAATTGGATTCGAAAGCGTTTCGAAACACCTGGAGTTATGAACTTCTCACCAGAGGAAAAGCGTCTTATTTTGGCTCGATTAACTCGTGCCACAGG TTTTGAAGCCTTTTTGGCCAAAAAATATTCATCTGAGAAGCGTTTCGGTTTAGAAGGTGGTGAGATGCTCATTCCATGTATGAAAGAAGTTATTGACGTTTCGACTGAGTTGGGTGTTGAATCGGTTATAATGGGTATGCCACATCGTGGTCGTCTTAATGTTTTAGCCAATGTTTGCCGTAAGCCATTGCCACAAATATTTACTCAATTTGCTGGTTTAGAGGCAGCTGATGAT GGGTCCGGAGATGTTAAATATCATTTAGGAACTTATATTGAGCGCTTGAATCGTGTTACAAACAAAAACATCCGATTAGCTGTTGTTGCCAATCCTTCTCATTTGGAAGCCTCATGCCCCGTGGTACAGGGTAAAACTCGTGCTGAGCAATTCTATCGTGGCGATCAAGAAGGAAAAAAGGTTATGTCTATATTATTACATGGAGATGCAGCTTTCTGTGGCCAAGGTGTTGTTTACGAGACGATGCATTTGTCAGATTTGCCAGATTATACCACACACGGCACCGTccatgttgttgtaaacaaccaAATTGGGTTCACCACAGATCCGCGATTCTCGCGCTCTTCACCTTACTGCACAGATGTTGCTCGTGTTGTTAATGCACCAATTTTCCATGTGAATGCTGATGAACCTGAAGCCGTCGTGCATGTGAGCAGAGTAGCAGCTGAATGGCGGGCTACCTTCCATAAGGATGTAGTTATTGATTTAGTCAGCTACCGTCGTAATGGTCACAATGAAGTGGATGAGCCTATGTTTACGCAACCGCTTATGTACCAAAAGATCAGAAACCATAAAACATGTATCGAATTATATGCAAACAAATTGATTGCGGAGGGCACTGTCACTCCTGAAGAGGTGAAAGCTGTAGCAGATAAGTATGATAAAATCTGCGAGGAATCTTTAGAACTAGCTAAACAGGAAACCCACATCaag TATAAGGATTGGCTTGATTCTCCTTGGTCCGGTTTCTTCGAAGGAAAAGATCCTTTGAAAGTTTCACCAACTGGTGTAAAAGAAGAAACCTTAATTCACATTGGCAACCGATTCTCATCACCACCACCAAATGCCGCCGAATTCGTTGTTCACAA AGGACTGCTTCGTGTATTAGCTGCTCGGAAGACAATGGTTGATGAAAAAAAAGCTGATTGGGCCTTAGCGGAAGCAATGGCTTTTGGATCTTTGCTCAAAGAGGGTATTCATGTGAGATTATCTGGTCAGGATGTTGAGCGCGGCACATTCTCTCACAGGCATCATGTATTGCATCATCAGTTAGTAGACAAAGCTGTATATAATCCTCTACAACACCTGTATCCCGATCAAGCCCCATATTCAGTTTCAAACAGTTCCTTATCAGAGTTTGCTGTTTTAGGCTTTGAGCACGGCTATTCTATGACCAACCCAAATGCTTTAGTTTTGTGGGAAGCACAATTTGGTGATTTCTGTAACACGGCGCAATGTATTATTGATCAGTTCATTGCAAGTGGTCAAGCTAAATGGGTTCGTCAATCTGGATTGGTATGCCTTTTACCTCACGGTATGGAGGGTATGGGACCAGAACATTCATCGGGACGCCTAGAGCGATTCTTGAGCTTATGTTCGGACGATCCAGATTATTTCCCACAAGAATCTGAAGAATTTTCTATTCGCCAATTGCATGATATCAATATGATTGTGGTCAATTGCTCGACACCAGCTAATTATTTCCATGTTTTGCGACGTCAGATAGCCATGCCTTTCCGTAAGCCTTTAATTATTATGACTCCTAAATCTCTTTTGCGTCATCCCTTGGCTAGAAGCCCCTTCAGTGAAATGTCCGAATCTAGCGAGTTTAGGCGTGTAATTCCCGATGAAGGCCCTGCAGGGGAAAATGCAGAACATGTGAAGAAAGTGCTGTTTTGCAGTGGACGAGTATTCTATGATTTGTTAAAAGCTCGTGAGGATAAGAAATTGGAAAATGAAATCGCTATTGTGCGCGTGGAACAA ATTTCGCCCTTCCCATTCGACTTGGTCAAGGAACAAAGCACAATATACAATAATGCCGATTTGTTCTGGGTACAGGAAGAACATAAGAACCAGGGAGCTTGGACTTATGTACAACCTCGCTTTTTAACCGCACTTAACCACGTTAAGGATGTGGG